The Macrobrachium nipponense isolate FS-2020 chromosome 27, ASM1510439v2, whole genome shotgun sequence genome includes a region encoding these proteins:
- the LOC135200970 gene encoding uncharacterized protein LOC135200970, with translation MLSSPTWSGSIQQDLIEKLWVAILTWDADDAASVQKSRDDEAKKKAGKRDDDDLSDESTSSSSDDSDDHDSDLGDDFSDLGAVGDSSRLPQVNRFDLFSVAKLKQSQQKNGGSTELQDVNGNLKDEEKESDDKTDKIANEKQKEIESSIAGEATEGQPSNVSPKVSPQAPGARPKLIQSKSHHSIGTESQRPRPNTLSFTKPQNTGKKLFHSSSFSFPSRYPTGAKSRGGPDKESPVSHFAKPGNCRDRKSPLGVPKQSPSGLPASPQRPQRVFPSQDRANLLDVVPRRRLMSDPKSSHGTSGASRATAVWHRKAVTPDASRPYPPLHRLESIKREAKNDEASLQQRRSLRGNLRRWNTSTSTTTTGSTTRKDVRPSSVFMSPSLGDEARGTANCKKSPQKTGEKQEKQKILSSPDVSTANRRKGNAAQPCKPNGATNSITTFSSQRANITNIKSPNKETQRLADTPSLSQRKLTAKKVNAKGQEPTKLSQNAEPLREVRGRRGETEVDIPDGNSREEEEATNKAGGADPDLHERTIYGNEAEVTRLENCLKEAILGVLQGLPEGWILVPEHTAELFSSLSSVVDSFPRPNHARSRVLEAIVDAHAKRPCDKGEIAALNNAHLLLYVGLKLCSQFWGRSPTGAGRESMLKPPAEGGGLQLSSETKEPRKGPAAGCLGNEDEGKESRNEDEGKESRNEDESKESRNEDEAEDPRNEDGSKESGNENASGKGAPSCGREENGNSDVKLELEQKGIALKILGEILKCEGSFDRLMMCLLLGSRAPGRGSGWYCETEDENEKVEDLRFVLDHLKFVEGCRVSEVVNTPLWSCGSSPVVLAALAESPRLVLALLQYGAGGGPANLYLYSRCYTNGVYLAIAYLVRKLESQFREATTEEEGNGPGADGEEAGEQAAPPEAGRHLDDDEEGRLLQGDNGDVPEREVPQREKGSSGNRDLLKLAGPTPTALCLRYLLRAVPRVPIKFLRDQLSGCFKDSWQDVAHLLPHPCCLQPPSLLHLSRAACRQHFRNQDLLPQVIDDLNVPETLREYLNLLRD, from the exons ATGCTGAGCAGTCCAACATGGTCGGGGAGCATCCAGCAAGATTTGATAGAAAAACTGTGGGTGGCAATTCTGACTTGGGATGCAGACGATGCGGCTTCCGTGCAAAAATCTCGCGATGACGAGGCGAAAAAGAAAGCAGgaaagagagatgatgatgatttaagcGACGAAAgcactagtagtagtagtgatgatAGTGATGATCATGACAGTGACCTTGGCGACGATTTCAGCGACTTGGGAGCGGTAGGCGACAGCAGCAGGCTTCCGCAAGTTAATCGATTCGATCTGTTTTCTGTAGCGAAACTGAAGCAGAGCCAACAGAAGAATGGCGGTAGCACCGAATTGCAGGATGTCAACGGAAACTTGAAAGACGAGGAGAAGGAAAGTGACGATAAAACGGACAAAATAGCGaacgaaaaacagaaagaaatagaATCTTCTATCGCGGGAGAAGCGACAGAAGGTCAACCTAGTAATGTTTCTCCCAAAGTTTCGCCACAAGCACCCGGTGCTAGGCCGAAACTCATTCAGTCGAAATCTCACCATTCCATTGGTACCGAAAGCCAGAGGCCTCGTCCTAATACCCTCAGCTTCACTAAACCTCAGAATACAGGTAAAAAGCTGTTtcactcttcttctttttcttttccctcccGATATCCTACCGGCGCCAAATCGAGAGGCGGTCCAGACAAAGAAAGTCCTGTTTCTCATTTTGCAAAGCCGGGAAATTGCAGAGACAGGAAGAGTCCTCTTGGAGTCCCAAAGCAAAGTCCTTCCGGACTACCGGCCAGCCCACAGAGGCCCCAGAGAGTCTTCCCTTCGCAGGACAGGGCTAACTTGCTCGACGTCGTCCCACGCAGGAGGCTCATGTCAGACCCTAAATCTTCTCATGGGACTAGCGGCGCCTCGAGGGCCACCGCCGTCTGGCATAGGAAAGCGGTGACCCCTGATGCCTCCAGGCCCTACCCACCACTTCACAGACTCGAAAGCATTAAAAGGGAAGCTAAGAATGACGAGGCTTCGTTGCAACAGAGGCGGAGTCTCAGAGGAAACCTTCGCAGGTGGAACActagtactagtactactactactggtaGTACTACGAGAAAAGACGTCCGCCCATCCAGCGTCTTCATGTCACCATCCCTAGGAGACGAGGCGAGGGGAACCGCTAATTGCAAGAAGAGCCCCCAAAAGACAGGTGAGAagcaggaaaaacaaaaaatcttgtcGAGTCCCGACGTCTCAACCGCAAACAGAAGAAAGGGAAACGCCGCGCAGCCTTGTAAACCGAATGGTGCAACGAATAGTATTACAACATTCTCCTCTCAGAGAGCGAATATTACGAATATTAAATCGCCAAACAAGGAAACGCAGCGACTGGCGGATACTCCATCGTTGAGTCAACGTAAATTAACTGCGAAGAAGGTCAACGCAAAAGGCCAAGAGCCAACAAAGCTCTCGCAGAACGCAGAACCTTTGAGAGAAGTACGCGGGAGACGCGGCGAGACAGAGGTAGATATTCCCGACGGAAACtcgagagaagaggaagaggcaaCAAACAAAGCTGGCGGGGCAGACCCCGATTTGCACGAAAGGACCATATACGGCAATGAAGCCGAGGTCACTAGGCTGGAGAACTGCCTTAAAGAGGCCATACTCGGCGTCTTGCAGGGACTTCCAGAAGGTTGGATATTG GTTCCAGAACACACGGCCGAGTTATTCTCATCCCTGTCTTCAGTGGTGGACTCCTTCCCCCGCCCAAATCACGCCCGCTCCCGCGTTCTGGAGGCCATTGTTGACGCCCACGCCAAAAGGCCTTGCGACAAG GGCGAGATTGCAGCGCTGAACAACGCCCACCTACTGCTCTACGTCGGCCTAAAGCTCTGCAGCCAATTCTGGGGACGCTCGCCCACTGGAGCTGGGAGGGAATCTATGCTGAAGCCTCCAGCGGAGGGAGGTGGTCTCCAACTGTCCTCGGAGACCAAGGAGCCAAGGAAAGGTCCGGCAGCAGGGTGTCTGGGGAATGAGGATGAAGGCAAGGAATCCAGGAATGAGGATGAAGGCAAGGAATCCAGGAATGaggatgaaagcaaggaatccaGGAATGAGGATGAAGCCGAGGACCCCAGGAATGAGGACGGAAGCAAAGAATCCGGGAATGAGAATGCCTCGGGGAAAGGTGCTCCAAGCTGTGGCAGAGAGGAGAACGGGAATAGTGACGTCAAGCTGGAATTGGAGCAGAAGGGAATCGCTCTGAAGATTTTGGGGGAAATTCTGAAGTGCGAAGGCTCTTTTGATAGGTTGATG atgTGCCTTCTTCTGGGTTCCAGGGCCCCTGGACGCGGGTCTGGATGGTATTGCGAGACTGAGGACGAAAACGAGAAGGTGGAAGATCTCAGATTTGTCCTTGATCACTTGAAGTTTGTTGAAGGCTGCAG GGTAAGCGAAGTCGTCAACACTCCACTCTGGTCGTGTGGCTCATCACCAGTGGTGTTGGCTGCTCTAGCAGAGAGCCCAAGGCTGGTTCTAGCTTTGTTGCAGTACGGCGCTGGAGGTGGACCTGCTAATCTCTACCTGTACTCAAGGTGCTATAC GAACGGCGTCTACCTGGCCATCGCTTACCTAGTTCGGAAACTGGAAAGCCAGTTCAGAGAGGCAACCACTGAAGAAGAAGGCAACGGCCCAGGCGCAGACGGTGAAGAGGCAGGGGAACAGGCGGCTCCTCCTGAAGCAGGCAGGCATcttgacgacgacgaagaaggcAGACTCCTCCAGGGGGATAATGGAGATGTGCCAGAGAGGGAGGTGCCGCAGAGGGAGAAGGGGTCCTCTGGTAATCGTGATCTTCTGAAGCTTGCCGGACCAACTCCCACTGCACTGTGTCTCAG GTACCTCCTCCGAGCCGTTCCAAGGGTCCCCATCAAGTTCCTGCGAGACCAACTGAGCGGCTGCTTCAAAGACAGCTGGCAGGACGTGGCTCATCTCCTGCCCCATCCTTGCTGTTTGCAGCCTCCTTCTCTCCTCCATCTATCTCGCGCTGCCTGCAGACAGCACTTCCGCAACCAAGACCTGCTGCCTCAGGTCATAGATGACCTGAATGTGCCCGAGACGCTGCGGGAATATCTGAATTTGCTTAGGGATTAA